TCGGCGTGGGCCTGGGACAATTGGGGATGCCGGGACGGGAACGACGTGGCCGCGAAGGGCGTGAACGAAAAGCTGCTGAGCTGCCAGGCCGCCGGCCCTTCGCCGTTCACCTGGAAGTTCTGGGAGCTACGCCATCAGCCTTACGGGGATCAGGGCGACGTGGATTGGCTGCATAGCTACGGCGCCCCCGGCACGGGCGCGACCGGCGCGGACGCGATCAGCATGTACGGGTACGTGGGCCACAAGGAAGAGTCTTCCACCCAGAACGTCGGCCTCACCCTGTCCATCCCCATGGCGCCGACCTACTACTGGGATTACGGGCCGGGCACCAGCGATTCCCGCGTCAGCTCGCGCTTCCGGACCAACGACTACACCTTGAAACTGAGCGCGGGGCTGGAGATCACCAATCCGAGTTTCCCCATCTTCTTGTCGGTGGGACTGCCCTACGTGCTGAACCAGATCGCCGCCCGTGGCCGCTTGGTCGCTCCCCAGAACTACATCGGCACGGTGGGGATTCGCGGCACCTTCTTCTAGGCGCCGCTTATTTGGCCTTGTCCGCCCACAGCGCCCACCAACGCGGGCGCTTGTCGTTGAAGTACTCGTCCTCCACCGCCCCGGTCCATTCCCCGTCGAGGGGATTCAGCACCAGGTAATGGATATCGCCCTTCTGGAAGGAAGTCAGGTTTCCGCCCACCTTGGAATCCTGTTCGTCCTTGATGTCGTCGCGGGCGATGCGGGGATTGTAATGCCCCACCAGGATCTCCGGATCCGCGTAGCTGCCCTGCACCACTTGCAGCACCTTATACTTCATGATATAGGCGTAATTGTAGAGCTCGTTGGCCGGGAATTGGCCGGCGATGTCCGTCAGCTCGGCGACGATGACGAGTTTACCCTCGACCGGGGGCTTGGCCGGGATTTTCAGGCCCGCGACGGCGGCCCCCGCGGGGGCGCCCGTATCGGCTTTTTCCTTGCATGCGATGAACGGGATGAGGGCGGCGAAAAGCAATGCGGTTCTTTTCATGCCCCATATGTAGCAACTCGGATATCCCGCGGACAAGAGCACGCTACTTAAGCAAAATGGTAGAGACCTCGCTGGTATCCGCGCCATTGGGATTGGTATCGATTTCGCGCACGATCCCTTTCGCTTCCGGGGAGAACCAAATCTGGGTGGTCGAACCCGCTAGGGAATCGGATTCGACGATCTCGAAGGCCGTGAACGTCCCGGCCTTCACGGTCACCGGCGCGGGAGCCTTGACCAGATAAGACCGGGTCCGGGTACTGGTCCCCGTATCGATACCCGCGGTATCGGGGTATGCCCAATGGGTCGTATAGCTATGCACCTGGGCCAGCTTCCAGGCCGCGCCTTCCTTTAGGCTGTCCGGCAGGCTTCCGGTGAACCGGGTCGTCGTGATGCTTTCTTCGCTGTAGTGGATGCCTAGCGTGTCGCCCGCAGAGAAGAAATCCATGCTCCTGGCGAGGCTGTCATGGACCGTTTCCTGATCCGACTTCCGCAGGTAGATTAATCCGGTCTGCAGGTAGTTTTCGGCCAGGGTTCCGAATTGGTCGATGACGAAAGGGGGCGCCGTGACCAATAGCTTTTCTACGTACACCGAGTCGCTCCCGAAGACCGATTCCCCGACCATTTCCAGCGAGTAAACCGTTCCCGTATCGGTTCCGCTGTATTGCGAGTATTCCCATTTCTCGCCGATCTTGAGCCGTGGGTAAATGGAATGCGCCACGCCGGTCGGTACGGTATCGTGGACCGGCGTCGAGTCCTTGGGCGGAAGGATAACCACGGCGGTGTCCTTCGGGACCGGAGCCACGGTGGAAGTATCCAGTTCGCCGCCCAGGCAGCCGGACAGGATGGTACCGCCAAGCAAGGTGACTAGGAAGAGCGTCGGCGCTCGAAGGGCTTGCGGGCTCGCGATTGGGTGCGTCATGTGGAATCCCGATCTCCAGGTAAACGGGAAAGCCGCGGCCTAGTCCCGGCCGCAGCGGATCCCGGAAAACCTAAGGTAGCCCAAAATCGCCTTCCGGAATGCCATGATTCCAATGCGATGGGAGTTTTCGTACCTCTCCCATTCCCCGGGGCCCGGAAAAAAGGGAAACTATAGCCATGAAGACTCCTCCCTTCGATGAACATACCCTAGGCCAAATCGAAAGCTTGCTCGATGCGGCGCAAGCCCCTTCCGATCCCCTGCAACGCGAGCTGATGGGCGAAATCATCCGGGCGGCCTTGCAGCTGGGCCGCGACGGGGCCGGCACCGGCGAGATCAAGCTGATGGCCAAGAGCGTGCGCGAGCTGCGGCATGCCTTGAACGTGTTCCGGCCGTTCCGCGGCCGCCGCAAGATTTCCGTCTTCGGATCGGCGCGCACCCCGCCCGATCACCCCGACTATATCCGCGCCCGCGATTTCTGCGCGGCCATGGCGCGCCGGGGTTGGATGTCCATCACGGGCGCGGGCCCCGGGATCATGAGCGCCGGCAACGAAGGGGCCGGGCCCGGCAACTCCTTCGGGCTTTCCATCAAGCTCCCTTGGGAGACCAACGAGAACGAGTTCCTGCGCGGCGATCCCAAGCTGATCGTCTTCCGCTACTTCTTCACGCGCAAGCTGATGTTCGCCATGGGCGCCGACGCCATGGCCGTCTTTCCCGGCGGCTTCGGAACCATGGACGAATGCTTCGAGCTATTGACCTTGATCCAAACCGGGAAATCGCCCCTCATCCCCATCGTGTTCCTGGCGGGCGGGGATGCGGACTACTGGAAGGCCTTCGACGCATTCGTGCGCGAGCATCTGCTGGCCAACCAGCTCATCGATAGCCTGGATATGAACCTCTTCCGCACCTTCCTGGACGTAGAAGAGGCGGCCGCCTACGTGGAACGCTTCTACCGCGTATACCACAGCTCCCGCTTCGTGGACAGGCTGCTCGCCATCCGCATCCGCAAGCCATTGTCCGCGGCGCAAGTGGAGGATTTGAACGCCGGCTTCGGAGACCTGTGCGTGCGCGGCCGTATCGAGCAGCGGAGAGCGCTCCCGGGCGAGGACGATTGGCAGGATCTGCCGCGCCTGACCATGGAGTTCGATCGCAAGCATTACAGCAAGCTGCGCATGCTGCTGGATCGGATTAATGGGATCGATCCGCCCGAAGCCAAAGCGGGGTAAAACGAAGGCCTGTTACGGCGCGGGTCGCCGGCCCTTTATTCGTCCGACGCGCCCGAATGCGACACTTGGGTCCCGCGGGGCTCCACGTACACCGCATCCACGTAAGGATGGCATGCCGTGCCGCCGTCCGGGACGTATTTGATGGCGGCCGCTTTCGCGTTCGGCCCCAGTTCGCGTTCGAAAGATTGGCTCCAATCGGGATCCACGAGACGGAAGGAAACGGTGACCGCATGGTCCAGGGTGCTCTCGAGTTTCACATCCAGGCTAGCGCCCGCGTCCCGGCATTCATTGGCGATCTTGAAATAGAAGCGGATGCCCTGGTTCTCCCCGGCGAATTGCCATCGGGGAGGGGTGGCCTCGCTTTTACCCGCCCAGGCCGCTGTCGCGCAGGCCAAACCCATGCAAATCAGACCGATTCCGTATTTCTTCCAATGCGCCATTGGTTAATCCCCCGCGGCCGGATATCCTGAACCAAAGCTACACTCTTGACTAGATGCGGGACCACCTCGGCTACGAAAATCCTGCTCTCAATACGGGAGCGGCGCTTCCGTCGATTCGGAGACAATCGTGACAAGGAGAATTTTTGGCAGAGGATTTACGAAGCGTCCTCATTGCTTTGGGCCGATTCGGCGGCATTCGATTCCAGGGCGGATCCCACTTCGCCGGAGATCGTCGCCGGAATCCACACTTCGAAACGAGAGCCGCGGCCGGGAGCGCTTTCCGCCGTTATGGTGCCGCCGCTTTGCTTGACGATGCCATAGGCCGCGGAAAGGCCCATACCCGTGCGCTTGGCCTTGGGTTTGGTGGTGAAGAAGGGTTCGAAAATCCGGGCCAGCACCGAAGGCTCCATCCCGCGTCCCGTATCCGCCAGGGTGATGACCCCGTAGGCCCCGTCCCCCGTGAGGTCATGGAAATTCAGATCCATTCCGCCTTGGCCTCTCGCGGCATGGCGCGCTTGGCAGCGGATAAGCAGATTGCCCCCTTCGGGCATCGCATCGCGCGCGTTCTGGACGATGTTGATGACCACGTTTTCCATTTGGGCAGGATCGCAATTGACCCGCAATGGACGGGAATCGAGTTCCAGGTCCAAGCGGATGGCGTCGCCCAGGATGCGGCGGATCTCGGGGGCCAGGGAAGCC
The nucleotide sequence above comes from Fibrobacterota bacterium. Encoded proteins:
- a CDS encoding LOG family protein — its product is MKTPPFDEHTLGQIESLLDAAQAPSDPLQRELMGEIIRAALQLGRDGAGTGEIKLMAKSVRELRHALNVFRPFRGRRKISVFGSARTPPDHPDYIRARDFCAAMARRGWMSITGAGPGIMSAGNEGAGPGNSFGLSIKLPWETNENEFLRGDPKLIVFRYFFTRKLMFAMGADAMAVFPGGFGTMDECFELLTLIQTGKSPLIPIVFLAGGDADYWKAFDAFVREHLLANQLIDSLDMNLFRTFLDVEEAAAYVERFYRVYHSSRFVDRLLAIRIRKPLSAAQVEDLNAGFGDLCVRGRIEQRRALPGEDDWQDLPRLTMEFDRKHYSKLRMLLDRINGIDPPEAKAG